The following proteins are encoded in a genomic region of Gimesia algae:
- a CDS encoding DUF1559 domain-containing protein translates to MKNRRGFTLIELLVVIAIIAILIALLLPAVQQAREAARRNTCKNNIKQIGLAIHNYHEAFNSLPPGSIVLLNSSGTTYNGHGWTWHASLLPYLDQANLYDAIQGPDSSGMGAESGGVNDPKQQLAGQTVLSVFWCPSQPDVTQGAQKNGYSPSNYNGNMGTLIGSSGDNCYSGGITDAAGMAAKGGCMGGDGVFFISSSVAFRDVTDGLSNTIFVSEVIDSGGDADMLGGGGSDRKHCFSNGADSNPPTEMTEYLIAAESNDPINSYGEEAAGSYHTGGAHFVFGDGRVKFLSENVDMTLYRALSTRAKRETLGSDY, encoded by the coding sequence ATGAAAAATCGAAGAGGATTCACTTTAATTGAGTTACTGGTAGTCATCGCAATTATTGCGATCCTGATTGCCCTGCTGCTGCCTGCCGTTCAGCAGGCTCGTGAAGCCGCTCGTCGCAACACGTGCAAAAACAACATTAAGCAGATCGGCCTGGCGATCCACAATTATCACGAAGCCTTCAACTCATTGCCACCCGGCAGTATCGTTCTGCTCAATAGCTCGGGCACAACTTACAATGGTCATGGCTGGACCTGGCACGCCAGTCTGTTGCCTTATCTTGATCAGGCCAACCTGTACGATGCCATTCAGGGACCGGATTCAAGCGGAATGGGAGCCGAATCTGGAGGGGTCAATGATCCCAAACAGCAATTGGCCGGACAAACGGTTCTTTCCGTCTTCTGGTGTCCGTCCCAACCCGATGTGACCCAGGGAGCCCAGAAGAATGGATATTCTCCCTCTAATTACAACGGTAATATGGGTACGCTCATCGGCAGTTCAGGCGATAACTGCTACAGCGGTGGTATTACCGATGCCGCCGGGATGGCTGCTAAGGGTGGATGCATGGGTGGCGATGGCGTATTCTTCATCAGCAGTAGCGTTGCCTTTCGCGATGTCACCGACGGCCTTTCAAACACTATCTTCGTCAGCGAAGTGATTGACTCAGGTGGCGATGCCGACATGCTCGGTGGTGGCGGCAGCGACCGCAAGCACTGCTTCTCCAACGGAGCAGACAGCAATCCTCCTACCGAAATGACAGAGTACCTGATTGCCGCTGAAAGCAACGACCCGATCAACTCCTACGGCGAAGAAGCGGCCGGCAGTTATCACACGGGTGGTGCCCACTTCGTGTTTGGTGACGGCAGAGTGAAATTCCTCTCCGAGAATGTCGACATGACCCTCTATCGGGCCCTCAGCACCAGAGCCAAACGGGAAACCTTAGGCTCTGACTACTAA
- a CDS encoding DUF1559 domain-containing protein: MKNRRAFTLIELLVVIAIIAILIALLLPAVQQAREAARRNSCKNNLKQIGLALHNYHSSFNSLPSGSIVYHNGTKYYGHGWTWHATILPYLDQANMYDQIQGPDSSGMGAESGGSTSAKQRLAGQTVLSVFWCPSQPDVTTGVQKGGYSPSNYNGNMGTLIGNSGDNCYGGSITTPAQMAAKGGCMGADGIFFISSSVAFRDVTDGLSNTIFVSEVIDSGGDADRLGGGGSDRKHCFSGGADSNPPTEMSEYLIAAESNDPINGYAEEAAGSYHTGGAQFVFGDGRVRFLSENMDMTLYRAISTRAKRETLGADF, from the coding sequence ATGAAGAACCGAAGAGCGTTCACATTAATTGAGCTGCTGGTAGTCATCGCGATTATTGCCATCCTGATTGCACTGCTGCTGCCTGCAGTCCAGCAGGCCCGGGAAGCCGCCCGCCGCAACAGCTGTAAAAATAACCTGAAACAGATCGGTCTGGCTTTACACAACTATCACTCCAGCTTCAACTCCCTGCCCTCGGGCAGTATCGTTTACCACAACGGTACCAAATACTACGGTCATGGCTGGACGTGGCACGCCACGATTCTACCATACCTCGACCAGGCCAATATGTACGACCAGATCCAGGGTCCCGATTCCAGTGGCATGGGCGCCGAGTCCGGCGGTTCCACCAGCGCCAAACAGCGGCTGGCAGGTCAGACCGTGCTCTCTGTCTTCTGGTGCCCTTCGCAACCGGATGTCACCACCGGCGTCCAGAAGGGTGGCTACTCTCCTTCCAACTACAACGGCAACATGGGGACGCTCATCGGTAACTCGGGGGATAACTGTTACGGCGGATCGATTACCACTCCCGCTCAGATGGCAGCCAAGGGCGGATGTATGGGCGCTGACGGTATCTTCTTCATCAGCAGTAGCGTGGCCTTCCGTGATGTCACCGATGGCCTGTCCAACACGATCTTCGTCAGCGAGGTGATTGACTCGGGTGGAGATGCCGACCGACTGGGTGGTGGTGGCAGTGACCGCAAGCACTGTTTCTCCGGCGGTGCCGACAGTAACCCGCCGACAGAAATGAGCGAATACCTGATCGCCGCGGAAAGTAACGACCCGATCAACGGCTATGCAGAGGAAGCAGCCGGCAGCTACCACACCGGCGGTGCGCAGTTCGTGTTCGGTGATGGCCGCGTTCGCTTCCTCTCTGAAAACATGGACATGACCCTCTATCGAGCCATCAGCACCAGGGCCAAGCGGGAAACGCTGGGAGCTGATTTTTAA
- a CDS encoding cyclic-phosphate processing receiver domain-containing protein, which yields MRIYVDDERRAPTGWQQVRRPQEAIEFLKIGAVRELSLGNDARGTGDEVLRWIQEAVSTCDFDPPVIVVHTVNPAARNRLTNGIRTIQLMTECCCGAD from the coding sequence ATGCGGATATATGTAGACGACGAACGACGTGCCCCCACGGGCTGGCAACAGGTACGCAGACCTCAGGAAGCAATCGAATTCTTAAAGATCGGCGCCGTCAGGGAACTCAGCCTGGGTAATGACGCCCGTGGCACAGGCGATGAAGTGCTGCGTTGGATTCAGGAAGCCGTCTCGACTTGCGATTTTGATCCCCCCGTGATTGTGGTGCACACGGTCAATCCCGCTGCCCGCAATCGACTGACTAATGGTATCCGCACCATTCAACTGATGACGGAGTGTTGTTGTGGCGCGGATTGA